One Panicum virgatum strain AP13 chromosome 9K, P.virgatum_v5, whole genome shotgun sequence genomic region harbors:
- the LOC120651930 gene encoding putative polyol transporter 1, translated as MAEQHNEAANTAAAASGGLPAAVAPRKKSNVRFAFACAILASMTSILLGYDIGVMSGAALFIKEDLKISDVEVEVLLGILNLYSLIGSFAAGRTSDWIGRRLTIVLAAVIFFVGALMMGFSVNYPMLMAGRFVAGVGVGYALMIAPVYTAEVSPASSRGFLTSFPEVFINLGILLGYVSNYAFSHLSLKLGWRLMLGIGAAPSVVLALMVLGMPESPRWLVMKGRLADSRAVLDKTSDTPEEAALRLADIKEAAGIPADVDGDVVAAPKRAGGEQRVWRELILSPAPGVRRVLLSALGIHFFQQASGIDSVVLYSPRVFQSAGITDKSKLLGTTCAVGATKTLFILVATVTLDRFGRRPLLLTSTGGMLVCLVGLGVGLTAVGHHPEGGATVPWAIGVCIASILGVVAFFSIGLGPITWVYSSEIFPLHLRALGCALGVGLNRVTSGVISMTFLSLSKGITIGGSFFLYAGIASLAWVFFFTYLRETRGRTLEQMGGLFGIPNMAGDGYQQQESPEKEKNNVEMSSTTATGGDVRNE; from the exons ATGGCAGAACAGCACAACGAAGCAGCAAACACGGCCGCAGCCGCCTCCGGTGGCCTtccggccgccgtcgcgccgcggAAGAAGAGCAACGTCCGGTTCGCCTTCGCCTGCGCCATCTTGGCCTCCATGACCTCCATCCTCCTCGGCTACG ACATCGGGGTGATGAGCGGCGCGGCGCTGTTCATCAAGGAGGACCTCAAGATATCGGACGTGGAGGTGGAGGTCCTGCTGGGCATCCTCAACCTCTACTCGCTCATCGGCTCCTTCGCGGCAGGGCGCACCTCCGACTGGATCGGCCGGCGGCTCAccatcgtcctcgccgccgtcatCTTCTTCGTCGGCGCCCTCATGATGGGCTTCTCGGTCAACTACCCAATGCTCATGGCCGGCAGGTtcgtcgccggcgtcggcgtggGCTACGCGCTCATGATCGCGCCCGTCTACACGGCGGAGGTCTCGCCGGCGTCGTCGCGGGGCTTCCTCACCTCCTTCCCCGAGGTGTTCATCAACCTCGGCATCCTGCTCGGCTACGTCTCCAACTACGCCTTCTCCCACCTCAGCCTCAAGCTCGGCTGGCGCCTCATGCTCGGCATCGGCGCCGCGCCTTCCGTCGTCCTCGCGCTCATGGTGCTGGGCATGCCCGAGTCGCCGCGGTGGCTGGTCATGAAGGGCCGCCTCGCCGACTCGCGAGCCGTGCTCGACAAGACCTCCGAcacgccggaggaggcggccctGCGCCTCGCCGACATCAAGGAGGCGGCCGGCATCCCGGCCGACGTCGACGGGGACGTCGTCGCCGCGCCCAAaagggccggcggcgagcagcgcgtgTGGAGGGAGCTGATcctctcgccggcgccgggcgtCCGGCGCGTGCTCCTGTCGGCGCTCGGCATCCACTTCTTCCAGCAGGCGTCGGGCATCGACTCGGTGGTGCTCTACAGCCCGCGCGTGTTCCAGAGCGCCGGCATCACCGACAAGAGCAAGCTGCTCGGCACGACGTGCGCCGTCGGCGCGACCAAGACGCTCTTCATCCTGGTGGCCACGGTCACGCTGGACCGCttcggccggcggccgctcctgCTGACCAGCACGGGGGGCATGCTCGTCTGCCTCGTGGGGCTCGGGGTCGGGCTCACCGCCGTCGGCCACCACCCGGAGGGCGGCGCCACCGTCCCCTGGGCCATCGGCGTCTGCATCGCCTCCATCCTCGGCGTGGTGGCCTTCTTCTCCATCGGGCTGGGGCCCATCACGTGGGTGTACAGCTCGGAGATCTTCCCGCTGCACCTCCGCGCGCTCGGGTGCGCGCTGGGCGTGGGGTTGAACCGCGTCACCAGCGGGGTGATCTCCATGACCTTCTTGTCGCTCTCCAAGGGCATCACCATCGGGGGAAGCTTCTTCCTCTACGCGGGCATCGCGTCGCTCgcctgggtcttcttcttcacctACCTCCGGGAGACACGCGGCCGCACGCTCGAGCAGATGGGCGGGCTCTTCGGCATCCCCAACATGGCCGGCGACGGCTACCAGCAGCAGGAGTCGCcggagaaggagaagaacaACGTCGAGATGTCATCGACGACGGCCACTGGTGGTGATGTCAGAAACGAGTGA